TGGGATCATTGGGTTTTTCACGACGTAAATCAGCCAAGGTGGTAATGGCATTTTCCCAAATTCCAGATGCAGCATAAAGCATTACTTGCTCTATAGGATTACTGGTCTGTTGGATGGCATCTGAGAGGTTATCATCTTTAACAACCTGAATTACACCAGTTAAGGACAGGTCTGCTTGTTTGCCAGAATTAGAGCAATTTGCTGATAAAATCCAATTGTATTTCTGATCCAGTTTTAATGGGCTATGATCAGGTACTTTGATACTGAAAATGCCTCCTTGGGGAGGTGTTTTGAAGTTCTTGGTGTACAAGGGTTCATCAGCCTCATCTCTGAGGACAAATTCGAGAGATTGAATTGGTTCAGCAGTTTTAGGAATGTAGAAAAAGAATGTCGGATGATTTGATGTCGTCAGTTGTGAGCTATCAGTATCAGACATAGCTGTTAAGGCTGTCAATTCTGATTGATGATTTTTCCCATCCAAACTACTAACAGCATTTAAGCAACTTCTTGTTGATCCTGTTCTGGTTGCTCCTTGTCTCAGTCTCATGGGTTTGGTGGGAACAAAGCTAAGGCTAAGTAGCTTACCCCGGCCAATGTAGGCTTGTACATTGCTGATAGCATTTTGAGCATAGCGATCGCCGGGAATTAATTGTTCAGCCTGCTTGAAAAAAGGTAAAGCTGCTTTAAAATTTCTAACTGCGGTTTTTTTGTACCCTTCCCGCATATACTGATTGTAAAGTTCACGGTTATGATTATTGGGAGTAGCTAGAGCAACAGATGAACCGGGGGTTTGACTGACCACCTCTAAAGGTAGAGATAGAAACCCCGCTAGAAGTAATCCTGTCAGAATGGAGTTTCGCATAAAACAGATAATGATTGGTTGAAAAGTCTTTTATTAATCAATCCTTAATGTCTGGAACCACCGAGATATGTAACTGTTAAGTTGCCGTCTATAGGGTCATTGTTCTGCAATCAGATAAAATCTGGATCTTTGCAGTTGGTTTAAGCTAGAATACAAAATATATTATACTCCATAATTTTAATGATGACGGATTTTAATTGATTAGTTTTAATTAAGTAAGTTAGCGTTAAAAATTGTCCTGATGACAAAGAAATAGGAAAGGGTGAACAGCGACAGAGAAGGCATTTTGGGCAATTTTACCTTCCGTTACTTATGTCGGTTTTCTGCTATTCACTTACTTAGGGTTTGCTGAATAAAACTGAACCCTTTTATTAATAAGGGTTTCGCTAATTTTTATCACAAGAAAGTGCAAGGTTTTGGCAAATGGAGTCTCAAAATTGGTGCATTTTCCTGGGTCAGATTTAGAAAATTGAGGATATCCAGATGGCTGAAACTGTTCCCTGTTAAGAGTTCCCTGCCCTCACGAACAACTTTTATGGCTTACGCCACGCTACGCTATCAGCAAACCCTATTTAATAATTTTTAACAGTATTTTTAATTGATATTTGTGAAGTTAATACCATTTACCTACTTATCAATTAATTTTTCTGTCACCACATCAGACTTTAGAGGGTGTTTGATAGCGAAGCGTGGCGTTAGCCATAAAGTATTAAATAAAACCAATAATCTCCAAAAACCTAACCCCCCTACCCCCCTTCCCTACGTTAGCGCAGCG
The window above is part of the Dolichospermum sp. DET69 genome. Proteins encoded here:
- a CDS encoding DUF928 domain-containing protein; amino-acid sequence: MRNSILTGLLLAGFLSLPLEVVSQTPGSSVALATPNNHNRELYNQYMREGYKKTAVRNFKAALPFFKQAEQLIPGDRYAQNAISNVQAYIGRGKLLSLSFVPTKPMRLRQGATRTGSTRSCLNAVSSLDGKNHQSELTALTAMSDTDSSQLTTSNHPTFFFYIPKTAEPIQSLEFVLRDEADEPLYTKNFKTPPQGGIFSIKVPDHSPLKLDQKYNWILSANCSNSGKQADLSLTGVIQVVKDDNLSDAIQQTSNPIEQVMLYAASGIWENAITTLADLRREKPNDPTVQNYWEQLLTSVKHLEEANIAQEPPLN